One Pyrus communis chromosome 4, drPyrComm1.1, whole genome shotgun sequence genomic region harbors:
- the LOC137732484 gene encoding uncharacterized protein, whose protein sequence is MAAANSSDPSIPSTPLPAPAPPLSSSKENATPIGSKLAELNESRSELLVRIQGLKQDLQSWRLKLDTQVKVYRDELSELKKSLNTEVDQLRSEFQELRTTLQQQQEDVTTSLRNLGLQDVSGEKKEAQDTEESNVSTEVDEAKEAES, encoded by the exons ATGGCCGCCGCCAACTCTTCTGATCCCTCGATTCCCTCCACTCCTCTCCCTGCCCCTGCTCCTCCACTCTCCTCC AGTAAGGAGAATGCGACTCCGATTGGCTCCAAGCTTGCG GAATTGAATGAATCGAGGTCTGAGCTACTTGTTAGAATTCAAGGGTTGAAGCAG GATTTGCAAAGTTGGAGGTTAAAGTTAGACACTCAAGTGAAAGTCTATCGCGAC GAGCTTTCAGAACTCAAGAAATCCCTCAACACTGAAGTGGATCAACTTCGATCT GAATTTCAAGAACTGAGGACCACTCTTCAGCAGCAGCAAGAGGATGTTACAACTAGTCTTAGAAACTTGGGG CTGCAGGATGTCTcaggagagaaaaaagaagcCCAAGATACCGAAGAATCAAATGTTTCAACCGAGGTGGATGAAGCCAAAGAAGCTGAAAGCTAG
- the LOC137731686 gene encoding vesicle-associated membrane protein 724 — protein MSQESFIYSFVARGTMILAEYTEFTGNFPAIAAQCLQKLPSSNNKFTYNCDHHTFNFLVEDGYAYCVVAKDSVGKQISIAFLERVRADFKKRYGGGKADTAIAKSLNKEFGPIMKEHMKYIIDHAEEIEKLLKVKAQVSEVKSIMLENIDKAIDRGENLTVLVDKTEDLRSQAQDYKNKGTQMRRKMWYQNMKIKLVVFGILLLLILVIWLSICHGFDCTN, from the exons ATGAGTCAGGAATCGTTCATCTACAGCTTTGTGGCCAGAGGCACGATGATCCTGGCCGAGTACACTGAGTTCACCGGCAACTTCCCGGCGATTGCGGCGCAGTGTCTCCAGAAACTGCCTTCCTCCAATAACAAGTTCACCTACAACTGCGATCACCACACCTTCAATTTCCTCGTCGAGGACGGATACG CATACTGTGTTGTTGCCAAAGACTCTGTTGGCAAGCAGATATCGATTGCATTTTTAGAACGAGTGAGAGCTGACTTCAAAAAAAGATATGGGGGTGGTAAAGCAGATACGGCTATTGCCAAAAGTCTTAACAAGGAATTTGG ACCAATAATGAAAGAGCACATGAAGTATATAATTGATCATGCAGAAGAGATTGAAAAGCTATTGAAAGTGAAGGCGCAAGTTTCAGAAGTTAAAAGTATAATGTTAGAGAATATTGACAAG GCTATTGATAGAGGGGAAAACCTGACTGTTCTTGTTGACAAGACTGAAGATCTTCGTTCTCAG GCGCAAGATTACAAAAATAAGGGGACACAAATGAGAAGGAAAATGTGGTATCAAAACATGAAGATAAAGTTGGTCGTTTTTGGAATCCTCCTACTTCTGATCTTGGTAATCTGGCTTTCtatttgtcatggatttgacTGCACGAACTAG
- the LOC137732295 gene encoding flowering-promoting factor 1-like protein 3, with the protein MSGVWVFKNGVVRLVDGADSLQGSNARPRKVLVHTPTDEVISSYAVLERKLSTLGWERYYDDPDLLQFHKRSTVHLISLPKDFNKFKSMHMYDIVVKNRNVFEVRDT; encoded by the coding sequence ATGTCTGGGGTTTGGGTTTTCAAGAATGGCGTCGTCCGGTTGGTGGACGGGGCGGATTCCTTGCAAGGCTCCAACGCCCGGCCGCGTAAGGTGCTCGTCCACACTCCAACTGACGAGGTCATCAGCTCTTACGCCGTGCTCGAACGCAAGCTGTCCACGCTAGGCTGGGAGCGATACTATGACGATCCGGACCTTCTTCAGTTCCACAAACGATCCACCGTCCATCTCATCTCTCTCCCCAAGGATTTCAACAAGTTCAAGTCCATGCACATGTATGACATCGTTGTTAAAAACCGTAATGTGTTTGAAGTGAGGGACACGTAG